Within the Miscanthus floridulus cultivar M001 chromosome 2, ASM1932011v1, whole genome shotgun sequence genome, the region TTCCAGTTTTGGTTGGTTGATCTGTTGGGCCATGTAATGAGCATTTTCCTCGTTTTAAATGATGGAATAATCACTCTTGGTGGTGTACCATGTTTTCACGAAGATAGATCTTTGTGCAGACAGCGCTGAATCCACGACCGAGATAAAATTGGTACTCCAGATGTAGATTATCCAACAGAGGTAGTAGAAGGTTACTTCAATATCAACTATTAAATTAAACCATGTACCATAAACTAAGAGCTCCTGCTAATAGGCTACGGTCATTTACATGTATAACACGATATAAGTTGCATGAAAGTAGCACTAATCATCCACTGCGATAACAACGACGATGTACTTTTAGAACTAATATCCGAAAACCCAAGGCCCCAAGTCTTCTACAATTAGGCAGTGGTAAGGTAATTAATAAGGCGTCCTATGGCACGGCTTCACTTTACCAGTGAAGTCGTTTTTTTATGCTTTAGGTCCACAAATAGCTCTACAGGTGGAGTCGAAGCCATTTTGAGACACGtttagcaaaacccaacttctcataaTAGACAAAAGGAATGAAATGACCATGTGTGGAAGACCCGGCTTGGCAGCTCCTTCGTTACTGTGTTTGTTGCCTAGCCTTTGGAAAGCGCTGCCCTCTTCCTTGCTTGCCCCACAGTTTCCTCCGTGCATTTTGTGTGTTAGAACTTTCCTTCCTAACTGTTAGAATTGATACTCTAAAAAAAACTGTTAGAATTGttcttgcaaattgtttaaacaatTTGTTGTTAATGTTTGAATAAACATAACTATCATTATtgtcttttattttatttataataaGTGATGAATTAGTTGAAAGTATtgggaaaaaaggaaaaaaaaatagcACATTTGATCTCTAATAATGGGCTGTACACCTGTACCTATAGTCGATAGTGGGATGACTGATCCCGGGTAGCTCCTTTTCTGTTTTAGATTGTGATGATAGTTTGGATTCGAGGGTGCCGCACCTACCAGATAGACGGCCTTTTAAGGAAAAGCCCAGCCAAAGAAATCGTGGAGAGGACGGTTGCCCTAGCACGCGCATGTATCGAAGCGGCATCCATTTATTCCGCATATACGCACACCCCGTGCGCTAGTAGCACTACCATAAATTCCGAGTACTTTCTACTTTGCTCTCCTCTGACTGTTGAGATGGCGGCCTCGAAGGTCGACGGGCCGGCGATCGGCATCGACCTGGGGACGACCTACTCCTGCGTGGCCGTCTGGCGGCACGACCGCGGCGAggtcatcgccaacgaccagGGCAACCGCCTCACGCCGTCGTGCGTGGCGTTCACCATCTCCGAGAGGCTCGTCGGCGAGGCGGCGGTGAACCAGGCCGCCTTGAACCccaccaacaccatcttcggTGAGAACTACACACCAGCTGTTTCATCAGTCGTTTATATAACTTGTTATTTTCTTCGATCGTCACGCGTGTGGACTCGCGCGCTGATTAATTTGCGTCACAGATCTATCAACTGTGCCTACGTAGGTACGTAGCTAGATTGAGTGCAATGTTTATGAACAGATCTATCAACTGTTTGGAAATAGGAAGCATATAAAGTTTGCCGCTCCATCATCTCAGCTGCAATGTTTATTATTCAACCACAAGCAGGCGCAGTAGTTCGTTCATATCCTTGCAACAAGCATGCCTCTTAAATTTCTCTGCCTGCATGTTCACATTATAGTTCTGGCATTTTTTAACTTCGTTTTGCGGTGACTTACTGTCTCCTGCGCGGCTGTTTAGTTTCTGTATAATCATtaatcactatcactatcactattactaGATTCAATTTCGTCTCATGATGTGCAGTGCACACCTTTCTTTCAAAACAACTCACTGAATTCTTGCATATGAAGTGGATCAAGTATATACCAAGGATTGAAGGATAAAACATGACAACTGAGATAATGTAATCATGATTTCATGAAAAAGTTAATATAAGGTCTCGGCATTAATTCTTTTGAACTGGAGATGATGGAAAATTACAGTGTTTGTAGGACCAAACCTAATATCTGTTGTATGGCAAATCAAACCTTTATTACTTTGCAGAATATTTTTCAAACGCATAGAACAAACTACTGCTGCTTTGCCATTTATGGTTCGCTCTATTGACTACACGACTAAATGTTCACAGAAGTGAAGCGACTAATCGGCCGCCGATTCAGCGACGAATCTGTACAAGAAGATGTCAAATTGTGGCCTTTCAAAGTCGTCGCAGGTGATGACGAACGGCCAATGATCGTGGTGCAGCATGAAGGCAAGGAGAAGCAGTTCATGCCTGAGGAGATCTCCTCCATGGTGCTGGTCAAGATGAGAGAGACAGCTGAGGTATATCTCGGTAAAAAGATCAAGAACGCTGTCATCACCGTGCCTGTCTACTTCAACAACTCCCAGCGCCAGGCTACCATTGACGCCGGTGCCATTGCCGGCCTAAATGTCATGCGCATTATCAATGAGCCAACCGCCGCTGCCCTTGCATATGGTCTTGAGAAGATGCCAGTCAGCAACAAACGAAGGACGGTGCTCGTCTTTGATCTTGGTGGAGGTACCTTTGATGTCTCCCTCCTCAACATTGATCCGGGAGTCGGCATGGATAAGGGTCTCTTCGAGGTGGTGGCCATCGCCGGTGACACTCACCTTGGCGGGGCGGACTTCGACAACGAGATGGTGAAATACTCTCTCCGGGAGTTCACACGGAAACACGGGGAGATGGACATCCATAGCAACCAGAAGGCGCTTCGGCGTCTGAGGACTGCCTGCGAGAGAGCAAAGAGGATGCTGTCTTCCACTGCACAGACCACCATTGAGGTTGACTCGCTCCATGACGGCATTGACTTCTGCACCACCATCACCCGATCTCGATTTGAGGAGCTCAACAAGGATCTTTTCAGCAAGTGCATGAAGGCTCTGGATAAGTGCTTATGCGATGCCAAGATGGACAAGAGCAGCGTCCACGACGTCGTCCTAGTGGGCGGCTCCACCCGTATCCCCAAGGTGCAGAGCATGCTTCGGGATTTCTTCTGTGGGAAGGAGCTTTGCCGGAGCATCAACCCTGATGAAGCTGTTGCGTACGGTGCTGCCATCCAGGCCTCTATTCTCAGTGGTCGAACCGACGATGGGAGATTAGTGGATATGCTTCTGCGCGACGTTACGCCACTCTCGCTTGGGATTCAAACTAAAGGTAATTTTACAATGAGCGTGGTTATCCCGAGGAACACTGCCATCCCGATCAAAAAGACGGCGCCTTTCACCACCCTCTAcgacaaccagaccagcgtttcATTTCCAGTGTATGAGGGCGAGAGCGCGAGCACCAAGGACAACAATCTGCTCGGCAAGTTCAGGCTCACCGATGTACCCCCGGCACCGCAGGGTGTACCTGGTTTCGATGTCACCTTCGATATCGATGCAAACGGCGTCATGAAGGTGTCCGCGGAGGACAGGGACACTGGGCGGAAGAACAGCATCACCGTCGTTAACCACGGCGGTCGACTGCGCAAGGAGGAAATCGCGCGCTTGGTGCAGGAGGCCGAGAAGTAAAGAGCAACGGGGTCAAATCAAGGCTCGAGCGTGTCTGTTAGTGCAGCGATGGATGCTAAATAATGCTATCAACGTATCACTGAACTTTTAGCTTTGGCTTGTGTGTTTGGCCATAGCCtactttatttttgttttttttcctggAACCATGGTGATATTGTCGTAATACTCTATATGACTATATCTATTGGATGTTTTGCATCTGTCTCAAACGAAAACAAAAGGCTCTCCCAAAAGTAAGCCATTTTAGCTCACAAAGAAGCAAAGGAAATCTCGTCTGTAAAAGGAACCAAACACTCACAAGCTTGCGTGGAATCTTCGCTCGCTAGGCAGCGTACTGCGGAGCAAAGAAACCAAACTACTCTATTTCTTTCAACTAGCATGCAAGACCGATTATATATTACCTATACCTATCCCGGCTAAAAGTGGTTGTCAAAGGTCGTTTAAACACGTaataatgattttaattaaacaaaaaattatatcacaAAGCTTTAAAAAAATTGAGGAAAAATATAGAGAGATTGGGACACGAGAAGCCCAATTAAAATATTTAGACctcatgaaaatatttctagaagcttCTAGAAAACGGATTTATCTttagaaaaataggaaaaaaatcatACAATGCTGTTGGTGTGTAAACACATTTATTTGAAAATCTCCCGATAACAAAATTGTGGTATGCAACATACGCTAATGTCGAATACATTAATTATAGTTGTATCCTATGTTTTTGTTGTAAAAAGTTTCCAGAAATGCAATTGAAAATCAACAAGAATCTTTTAGaaattttctagatttttttggAATTTTAAAAAATTCAGATTCAGATATTTTTTGCAGTTCAAAAACCTTGTCAATCCTTCACcaaattttttaaataaaaaaagatgAAACCATCTTGAAAGCCACTCCTAACCGGAACAAGGAGATAATTTAAGTGGTTTGAGTTGAGGGAGGCTGATTGTTCGGTTTGAATTCCTCTGTCATGTTTTAAATGTCGCTATGGTATTCATGTCGGtcactttcttaagtttgactaggtgtctaagtttatagaaaaatattagcaacatttgtatctctaaataagtttattatgaaaatagattcaacgatctatctaatgatactaattaggaGCTTAAGCGTTTATGCCCCTACTTTCATGTCAAATGGTGATTTTGCCCtcatttttttaactttgtgattttaccctgcgTTTTCAAAACGAAGGAAGAGTTTGCCCCTATTCTGTGAAGTACTCTTAACAGTGTTAACTTTTATATTTAGACAAAAGACAAGTTTGTTCATGTGGTTTTGCCCTGTTTTATTTTGCtttttgtgtttttacccctattTTCAGTTCAATAGGTAGGCAAAATTGAGATGGAATAGACAATTCAATCAGTGCAAAACTCGATAAATTTCAGAGCAATTTCATCAGCATTTCAGATAAAAATTAACATCACACAATAAATTCACATCACACTACAAGCACTAGTGCATCTACAATGCACAAATAAGTTCATCGGTCCAAACCACATCTGTTTGAAGGCTACAGAATTCCTCAATATCAACTCCGAATGCTGCACTTCAAATGAGAGAGTACCACTGCCTTGCGGATTGTTTGCAACTATTAATGGAACGAAGGGGGTCAACAATTGAACGACATCAAACAACAGAATGAACGAAAAAATCAAATGGAAAATCTACAACATAAACCATGAGTATGTATATAGCCTATATACAACTATaattcaaaaccatgtttcaacGTAACATACTCCAAAACATGGTCCAATTAACACACATAGTCCTCAATTTTTTGGTACGCAAACCATTTCCCAAGCAGCCTTAGAGGGCTTTTTAGAACTTAATTAAATCTGCCCCTGTCTAGAGACAGTGCTTTCGAAATTTGTCAATCTGCTTGATGATGGAGTCTGGCAAAGAAAGTGAGCACAAGTAGAAAGTTGGAAGGGCTGAAAGGACCGCATTTGTGAGTTCCAATCTACCAGCTTGAGTGAGGAAAGCAGGGATTCCTGACAGTCTTCTTTCACACTTGGAAACTAAAGGTAAAATTTCTTCCACTCTTGGTTTGGTAAGTCCCGGTGGAAGACCCAGATAGGTAAAGGGTAATGTTCCAGCATCATCCAAAGGTGTTGGCAAGATGGGATGGTCAGTTTTCATATATATTGATGGAACATCATGGACTTGCTATAGTTCCCTTTCAGGCCAATGGTTTCAGAGAAGGAGCAAAGAATTGATTTTAGGAAGAACTGGCTTGGGTCACCCTCCATGATAATAAGAGTGTCATCTGCTTATTGATTCACAAGGGAATCTGTGGCAGAGGAAAGAGGGATGGAAAGTTTGAGAAGATTCAATGGAACAGCTTTGTTCTAGATAGATTGGAGGAGATCGGCTGCAAGCACAATTGCACAAAGAGTAGAGGTGAAAGGGGGTCTCCCTGCCTGACACCCCTTTTACTGTGGATGACATTTATCACCCCTTTTATCCCTGGCGCGGCATGGATTTTTGACACACTAACACCACTGTGAGATTGAACAGATAGAACTTAGGATCGGCTCTGATGATATAGTAAGCTAGAATTGCCTTCGCACGTGATAATTGACCTGTCTCATACACCTGAAACAGAGCGTCACGTACATACTCACACCTCCCCCCCcaggggcggagccagccctgTTCATTGCTGTCAGATGACAGCAATGATTTCCTGAGATTTTCATTGCAAATTGATGCTCATACGTGAACCTAAGCCATAACGTAGTACCTATGATATCAGTGGAATTTTGGCTGGATCCGctactgcccccccccccccagatcCCACGTTGCCGTGCAAGATCCAGCTGCCGAGACACAAAACGACCGGTTGGCTGCGTACCTCAAACGGATTACCACAGTGCCTTTTGTTAACGTGTAGCTAATGGGCTCGCTAGTTGGGCTATCTTCAATTTAAAAGAAGTTTTGACAttctaaataatttcaaataaaaatctGTCAATTACATAGTTATATATCTCACTAAGAACTATAATtctgatataaagtttgtcttcatccgacttcATACGCAAAATTACGATTTTTTTAGATAAATATTAAAGATTGCAATATAGTAGTCAGGGCATAATGGTCACTTCTAACATCTCCTCGACTATCCACCCCTAGAAGATACTATTTTAACAGTCAGAGGGAATGTTTAGGTGCCAAATTCCATTATTAAAAAGTATTTCTAACAAAGACAACATTAAATAATGTCCATCAATAATTATGAACATTAAAGGATGTACTACGACAAATTTAGCATTTGCAAAATGTTGCGTCGAACCCTTAGGAACCGAGCGTCCGATAGGAGTTCTAATTTCACACAGGACACGCCCCGACGCTGGTGAGAGGCACATTGTTGACATATGTTTGTGCCCTTTGTGTTATCCTGCAGTTTGGTGATCAGTTGCTTATGAACTATTTTATTTGATTTCCATTTCTATTATTGCTTTATTTTTGGCCATATAATGATATTTTCCTTTTTTTACCCCGAGCCGCGCACGCCCCGGCCTCCGCTACCGCTGCCaacctctcctccctccctcgtGCATCCTCGCCACCGCCGGAGCGTGCTGCCGGAGGCCACGCATCCGTTCCTTCTTTCTTCCTTCCCTCCTTCTCTCAACCCGGTGGTGGTTCAGTCCGGTGATGGTGGTGGTTGCTTCGACGACCGGTGCTCAGATCCGCGGCACCGATGGCTGGATCCGGTGACTCCAGCCCTCCTAAGGCCAGATCCGGCGCCCGTCCGCTTGGATTCGGCTGAGGAGCAGCCGGGCGGCGGCACGCGAAGGGGCCAGGGTTGATGGACAACGCGACGCGGCGGGTGGCCGTGGATGGCATGGGAGCCGACGTCTGCACGAGGACGACGTCGGGTCCTTCTCCGCTTGCTCCTTCCTCCTCGGTCATGGCGCATCGactacgacgatgacgatgacccaGTCCTCAACAGAAGGGGTGGATCCGGTGTTGTGGAAGGTGGATCCAGTGGGCCTTGTGGTTAGCTGCGCGGTGCTCGTCGGCAACTGCCTCCTCCTTGTCCTCGCTGGCCTAAGGGGTTGCGGTACGTCGGGGAGCAGCCGGCGGTGGCCGGTCACAGGACGCCACGCGTGGGCGGTAGTGGCTGCTACTCTCCCGTCCGTGGCGGTGGCTGGCGTAGCTGACGGGTCGTGGCCATTGCTGTGGACGGGGCTGAGTTGCCATGGCGAAAGCTTTGTCCGTCTTGGGCCGATGATGACGATTGGAAGCATCTATATGGAACGGTCCTCTCCCCTCTGTGGGCGGCGTGTGTCTTCCCTAGGTGAGAACCTCGACCTTTTGATCAGGCAACAGCGGTGCCGATGGCGTCGcatccctccttggaggtgtCGTTGTGGAAGCTCGTGCTCGGTCAGTCTGTGGCGGCGGCCAGCGTTATGGCGAGGATGGTGGAGGCCTAGCTGAGGATTCAAGTTTACGGTGTCCATGGCGGAGGAAGGCGGTGTGACACCCCAGGTGTCAGCTTCAAGTTAAGCAGTGGGTTAAGCCTAACCCGAACAAGACAGAGGATGATTATGAACTTTAGTTTAACGTTTTGCAATGTGGTGACAAAGGTGTGGAGTTTAACTcttctaagggcctgtttggtttattTGGTTCACCTAGTAGCTATTAAAATTAGTAGATTTTAGTCACTTTAATAACCTTTTAaccaaacactatgactaaatgtgactaaaagggctttagtcctctctagtaactttggagttactaaaagtgactaaatcatttagtagctactaaagtttagtagctcgaaccaaacaaCCCCTAACATGAGCCCTAACCTAAACTTTGTTTACATGTTTATTTTTTTCAAAGTAGGCATGAGTAGTGT harbors:
- the LOC136540870 gene encoding heat shock 70 kDa protein 4-like gives rise to the protein MAASKVDGPAIGIDLGTTYSCVAVWRHDRGEVIANDQGNRLTPSCVAFTISERLVGEAAVNQAALNPTNTIFEVKRLIGRRFSDESVQEDVKLWPFKVVAGDDERPMIVVQHEGKEKQFMPEEISSMVLVKMRETAEVYLGKKIKNAVITVPVYFNNSQRQATIDAGAIAGLNVMRIINEPTAAALAYGLEKMPVSNKRRTVLVFDLGGGTFDVSLLNIDPGVGMDKGLFEVVAIAGDTHLGGADFDNEMVKYSLREFTRKHGEMDIHSNQKALRRLRTACERAKRMLSSTAQTTIEVDSLHDGIDFCTTITRSRFEELNKDLFSKCMKALDKCLCDAKMDKSSVHDVVLVGGSTRIPKVQSMLRDFFCGKELCRSINPDEAVAYGAAIQASILSGRTDDGRLVDMLLRDVTPLSLGIQTKGNFTMSVVIPRNTAIPIKKTAPFTTLYDNQTSVSFPVYEGESASTKDNNLLGKFRLTDVPPAPQGVPGFDVTFDIDANGVMKVSAEDRDTGRKNSITVVNHGGRLRKEEIARLVQEAEK